One region of Polyodon spathula isolate WHYD16114869_AA chromosome 25, ASM1765450v1, whole genome shotgun sequence genomic DNA includes:
- the LOC121299506 gene encoding LOW QUALITY PROTEIN: leiomodin-1-like (The sequence of the model RefSeq protein was modified relative to this genomic sequence to represent the inferred CDS: deleted 1 base in 1 codon): MSRCRRQVSEDPDIDNLLADLSPEEMKELEKELDVEDPDNKVPVGLRQRNQTDKHPSKYYNRGAMLDYCERETKKLIERELSVEQGEEEPDSRESKDSKQEKPAECEPGKDNRKEDRLRRMDRSREERSIRSSSKEAEEKSRQGTEKPEKDSKTGKEERTATKEDKKDTDEEQKRVESKSRDESSTKTSKSENCPAEDVTDSPVSKLKEEEEEEKKEEEEEAAPSIYDETLEKIQNNDPELTELNVNNCEVIKTDMLIRFSEALKTNTFVKVFALANTRADDHVAIAIGAMLRTNKTIKSVNLDSNHLTSKGISAVIRALQSNSTLTELRFHNQRHICGGKTEMEMAKILKENSTLLKLGYHFELAGPRMTMTNILSRNIDKQRQKRLLEQKLAQGEGEKKGSLEVPKVEGFNKSSPRPSPKSSPRSSPWSSPKVTSTSFYPPPQLRGGGVGGSWAELCPPMVLPPLNGENPRNSLSPISERKLDGCSPPPAQEKNKRDQLLASIRCNNKKGLKKVEVPKLLL; this comes from the exons ATGTCCAGGTGCAGAAGGCAAGTGAGTGAAGACCCAGACATTGATAATCTTCTGGCCGACCTCTCCCCCGAGGAGATGAAGGAGCTGGAGAAGGAGCTGGATGTGGAGGACCCAGACAACAAAGTGCCTGTGGGTTTGAGGCAGAGAAACCAGACCGACAAACACCCCTCAAAATACTACAACCGAGGAGCGATGCTGGACTACTGTGAGCGAGAAACCAAGAAGCTGATTGAGAGAGAGCTGTCCGTCGAGCAGGGAGAG GAAGAACCAGACAGCAGGGAATCCAAAGACAGCAAGCAGGAAAAGCCAGCGGAGTGCGAGCCGGGGAAAGACAACAGGAAAGAGGATCGGCTGAGAAGAATGGACCGGAGCCGTGAGGAGAGGAGCATCCGATCATCCAGCAAGGAGGCGGAGGAGAAGAGCCGGCAGGGCACAGAGAAACCAGAGAAGGACAGCAAGACAGGGAAGGAGGAAAGAACAGCGACGAAAGAGGACAAGAAAGACACCGATGAGGAACAGAAGCGCGTGGAATCCAAAAGCAGAGACGAGTCCAGCACCAAAACCTCCAAGTCAGAAAACTGCCCTGCTGAAGACGTGACGGACAGCCCTGTAAGCAAACtgaaagaggaggaagaggaggagaagaaggaggaggaggaggaggctgccCCCAGCATCTATGATGAAACCCTGGAGAAAATCCAGAACAACGACCCCGAGCTGACCGAACTCAACGTGAACAACTGTGAAGTGATAAAGACGGACATGCTGATCCGCTTCTCCGAGGCCCTGAAGACCAACACCTTTGTGAAGGTCTTTGCCTTGGCAAACACTCGGGCCGACGACCACGTCGCCATCGCCATCGGCGCCATGCTGAGGACTAACAAAACCATCAAGAGCGTCAATCTCGATTCCAATCATCTCACCAGCAAGGGCATCTCCGCCGTCATCCGAGCCCTGCAGTCCAACTCCACTCTCACAGAGCTGCGATTCCACAACCAGAGGCACATCTGCGGAGGCAAGACGGAGATGGAGATGGCCAAGATCCTGAAGGAGAACTCCACCCTGCTGAAGCTGGGCTACCACTTCGAGCTGGCTGGTCCTCGAATGACCATGACCAACATCTTGAGCAGGAACATTGACAAGCAGAGGCAGAAGCGACTCCTGGAGCAGAAGCTGGCccagggagagggggagaagaaGGGCTCTCTAGAGGTCCCCAAGGTGGAAGGCTTTAACAAGAGCTCCCCCAGGCCATCCCCGAAGAGCTCCCCTCGATCTTCCCCCTGGTCCTCTCCAAAGGTCACCTCTACGAGTTTCTACCCTCCTCCTCAATTGAGaggaggtggggtg ggggggtcgtGGGCGGAGCTATGCCCCCCCATGGTTTTACCCCCGCTCAACGGGGAGAACCCGAGGAACTCCCTGAGCCCCATCTCTGAGAGGAAGCTGGATGGGTGCTCCCCACCCCCTGCTCAGGAGAAGAACAAGCGCGACCAGCTGCTGGCCTCTATTCGCTGCAACAATAAGAAGGGTCTTAAAAAG GTTGAGGTACCGAAGCTATTGCTATAA
- the LOC121299505 gene encoding importin-9-like: MAGVSGTGPGSGSVAGPVQQGLKEALMETLTAILSPVQEVRAAAEEQVKVLEVTEEFGVHLAELTVDPQGALAIRQLASVILKQYVETHWCAQSEKFRPPETTDRAKGAIRELLPSGLRESISKVRSSVAYAISAIAHWDWPEAWPRLFNLLMEMLVSGDVNAVHGAMRVLTEFTREVTDTQMPLVAPVILPEMYKIFTMAEVYSIRTRSRAVEIFTTCANLICAIDEVEKGAARALIFPVVQQFTEAFVQALQMPDGSSSDSGLKMEVLKAVTALVKNFPKHMVSSMQQILPIVWNTLTESAAFYVRTEVNYTEEVDDPIDSDGEVLGFENLVFSIFEFVHTLLENKKFKSTVKKALPDLIYYVILYMQITEDQIKVWTANPQQFVEDEDDDTFSYSVRISAQDLLLAVSTEFQNESAVALAAAATRHLQEAEQAKNSGSEHWWKVHEACMLALGSVKSIITDNVKKGRIQFDMHGFLTSVVLADLNISVSPFLLGRALWAASRFTAAMSPELIQQFLQATVSGMHESQSPSVRISAVRAIWGYCDQLKISECTQVLQPFLPSILDGLIQLAAQFSSEVLTLVMETLCIVCTVDPAFTSSAENKICPLTIAIFLKYSNDPVVASLAQDIFKELAQIEACQGPMQMRLIPTLVSIMQAPSDKIPSGLCSTAIDILTTVVRNTKPPLSELLVCQAFPVVAQCTLRTDDHATIQNGGECLRAYVSVALEQVGLWHDEQGHSGLWYVMQVVSQLLDPRTSEFTATFVGRLVSTLIARAGTQLGDNLDQILRAVLSKMQQAETLSVMQSLIMVFAHLVHSQVEPLLEFLCSLPGPTGKPALEFVMSEWMNRQHLFYGQYEGKVSTVALCKLLQHGINTNDKRLQEILVKGDEIFNPDEGIRTRSKTAKNPGRWTSIPLLVKIFKLIINELSSVVEASSSRTAAGDWSQESSDMWEDQDHDEEEDDEEDEDDGLTGQLLSDLLSSNKYDEDYYEDDEEEDPDALKDPIYQIDLQAYLTDFLRQFAQQPCCSMFSGHLNEAERKILQTIGI; this comes from the exons ATGGCGGGCGTAAGCGGCACTGGTCCCGGCTCCGGTTCTGTTGCTGGCCCGGTCCAGCAGGGGCTCAAGGAGGCGCTGATGGAGACGCTGACAGCCATCCTGTCTCCGGTCCAAGAAGTGCGGGCTGCAGCCGAAGAGCAGGTGAAAGTCCTGGAGGTGACGGAGG AGTTTGGAGTGCATCTGGCGGAGCTGACGGTCGACCCCCAGGGAGCCCTCGCTATTAGACAG CTGGCGTCTGTGATCCTGAAGCAGTATGTGGAGACTCACTGGTGCGCTCAATCTGAGAAATTCAGACCGCCGGAGACCACGGACAGG GCTAAAGGAGCAATCCGGGAGTTGCTTCCGAGCGGCCTGCGCGAGTCGATCAGCAAGGTGCGCTCCAGCGTGGCGTATGCCATCTCGGCCATCGCCCACTGGGACTGGCCCGAGGCCTGGCCGCGGCTCTTCAACCTGCTCATGGAGATGCTGGTCAGCGGGGATGTGAATGCAGTGCACGGAGCCATGAGAGTGCTCACAG AGTTTACCCGCGAGGTGACAGACACTCAGATGCCCCTGGTTGCGCCAGTCATTCTGCCTGAGATGTACAAGATCTTCACCATGGCAGAG GTCTACAGCATTCGCACGCGGTCCAGGGCCGTCGAGATCTTCACAACGTGTGCCAACCTGATCTGTGCCATTGACGAAGTGGAGAAG GGGGCTGCCAGGGCACTCATCTTCCCCGTGGTCCAGCAGTTCACAGAAGCCTTCGTCCAGGCGCTGCAGATGCCAGATGGGAGCTCCTCAGACAGCGGCTTGAAGATGGAAGTCCTGAAG GCGGTGACAGCGCTGGTGAAGAATTTCCCCAAGCACATGGTGTCCTCCATGCAGCAGATCCTTCCTATCGTGTGGAACACGCTCACTGAGAGCGCCGCTTT CTATGTGCGGACCGAGGTGAATTACACTGAAGAGGTGGACGACCCCATAGACTCTGACG GTGAAGTCCTGGGCTTTGAGAACCTGGTGTTCAGCATCTTTGAGTTTGTGCACACCTTACTGGAGAACAAGAAGTTCAAGAGCACGGTGAAGAAGGCTCTCCCAGACCTCATCTACTACGTCATCCTGTACATGCAGATCACAGAGGACCAG ATTAAAGTCTGGACTGCCAATCCGCAGCAGTTTGTCGAAGACGAGGATGACGACACCTTTTCCTATTCTGTTCGGATCTCCGCTCAGGATCTGCTGCTG GCCGTCTCCACGGAGTTCCAGAACGAGAGCGCTGTGGCGTTGGCAGCGGCTGCCACCCGCCACCTGCAGGAAGCCGAGCAGGCCAAGAACTCTGGCAGCGAGCACTg GTGGAAGGTACATGAAGCCTGCATGCTGGCCCTGGGCTCAGTGAAGAGCATCATCACTGATAATGTGAAGAAAGGACGCATCCAGTTTGACATGCACGGCTTCCTGACCAGCGTCGTCCTGGCTGATCTCAACATCTCCG TGTCTCCCTTCCTCCTGGGCCGGGCTCTGTGGGCGGCCAGTCGTTTCACTGCAGCCATGTCTCCGGAGCTGATCCAGCAGTTTCTCCAGGCCACGGTCAGCGGGATGCACGAGAGCCAGTCTCCCTCCGTCAGGATCTCCGCTGTGAGAGCGATctgggg GTACTGTGACCAACTCAAGATCTCAGAGTGCACTCAAGTCCTGCAGCCCTTCCTGCCCAGTATCCTGGACGGGCTGATCCAGCTGGCCGCCCAGTTCAGCTCGGAGGTGCTCACTCTGGTCATGGAGACCCTGTGCATCGTGTGCACCGTGGACCCTGCCTTCACCTCCAGTGCAGAGAACAAGATCTGCCCCCTCACCATTGCCATCTTCCTGAAGTACAGTAACG ACCCCGTGGTGGCCTCGCTGGCCCAGGATATCTTCAAGGAGTTGGCTCAGATTGAAGCCTGCCAGGGGCCCATGCAGATGAGACTCATCCCAACGCTGGTCAGCATCATGCAGGCTCCATCAGACAAGATCCCGTCCGGACTGTGCTCC ACGGCGATCGATATCCTGACCACAGTGGTGCGGAACACCAAGCCCCCGCTGTCGGAGCTGCTGGTCTGCCAGGCTTTCCCAGTGGTGGCACAGTGCACCCTGCGCACTGACGACCACGCCACCATACAG AACGGAGGAGAGTGTCTGCGGGCCTATGTCTCTGTGGCTCTGGAGCAGGTGGGCCTGTGGCACGACGAGCAGGGCCACAGCGGGCTCTGGTACGTGATGCAGGTGGTGAGCCAGCTGCTGGACCCACGCACCTCCGAGTTCACGGCCACCTTCGTGGGCAGGCTGGTCTCCACGCTCATCGCCAGGGCGGGCACGCAGCTCGGAGACAACCTGGACCAGATCCTCCGAGCCGTCCTCAGCAAGATGCAGCAGGCAGAGACGCTCAGCGTCATGCAG TCCCTGATCATGGTGTTTGCTCACCTGGTGCACTCTCAGGTGGAGCCCCTGCTGGAGTTCCTGTGCAGTCTGCCCGGCCCCACAGGAAAGCCAGCCCTGGAGTTCGTCATGTCagagtggatgaacagacagcaCCTCTTCTATGGGCAATACGAGGGCAAAGTCAG cACTGTGGCCCTCTGCAAGCTGCTGCAGCACGGCATCAACACAAACGACAAGCGGCTGCAGGAGATCCTGGTGAAGGGAGACGAGATCTTCAACCCCGACGAAGGGATCCGCACCAGGTCCAAAACGGCCAAGA ATCCCGGGCGCTGGACCAGCATTCCCTTGCTGGTGAAGATCTTCAAGCTGATTATCAACGAGCTCTCCTCTGTGGTGGAGGCCAGCTCATCCAGGACAGCAGCAGGAGACTGGAGCCAAG AGTCCAGTGATATGTGGGAAGACCAGGATCAcgatgaggaggaggatgatgaggaggatgaggatgatggACTGACGGGGCAGCTGCTGTCAGACCTCCTCTCTTCCAATAAATACG ATGAAGATTACTATGAAGATGATGAAGAGGAAGACCCAGACGCTCTTAAAGATCCAATTTATCAGATCGATTTGCAG GCCTACCTGACTGATTTCCTCCGGCAGTTTGCACAGCAGCCTTGCTGCAGCATGTTCTCTGGGCACCTGAACGAAGCGGAGAGGAAAATCCTCCAAACCATCGGCATCTAG
- the LOC121299507 gene encoding protein shisa-4-like codes for MSRVAGFVWSLLVTVLSACQVCADEDCLWYLDKNGTWHNGFDCLLVSFCCGNCHQRYCCLDPFQMITEKQQKRCVLFQFSPATVAGIASSILLFMVIISTLVCCFMCSCCYLYQRWQQRRTPHQGQHIQMTSYPRDFTFPAQGKSAGGPDGPYPGAQHYHPAAMPPHYPSAAPPAPYPPADQGYGYGVAAPPPYPPPQYSGL; via the exons ATGTCTCGGGTTGCCGGGTTCGTGTGGTCTCTGCTGGTCACAGTCCTGTCCGCTTGTCAGG TGTGTGCCGATGAGGACTGCCTGTGGTACCTGGATAAGAACGGCACGTGGCACAATGGCTTCGACTGCCTTCTGGTCTCCTTCTGCTGTGGAAACTGCCACCAGCGCTACTGCTGCCTGGACCCCTTCCAGATGATCACCGAGAAGCAGCAGAAGCGCTGCGTGCTGTTCCAGTTCAG CCCCGCCACCGTCGCTGGCATTGCCTCGTCCATCCTGCTGTTCATGGTGATCATCTCCACACTGGTCTGCTGCTTCATGTGTTCCTGCTGCTACCTGTACCAGCGATGGCAGCAAAGGAGAACGCCTCACCAAG GTCAGCATATCCAGATGACCAGTTACCCGAGAGACTTCACATTCCCAGCCCAGGGCAAATCCGCGGGAGGTCCTGATGGCCCATACCCGGGAGCACAGCACTACCACCCCGCTGCCATGCCCCCTCACTACCCCTCGGCCGCGCCCCCGGCACCCTACCCGCCTGCAGACCAGGGGTACGGATATGGAGTGGCAG ccCCCCCTCCCTACCCTCCCCCACAGTACAGCGGACTCTGA